The following coding sequences lie in one Flagellimonas eckloniae genomic window:
- a CDS encoding PKD domain-containing protein, whose protein sequence is MKLLLKNIKIIPILFLAISFLGCEDDDEGTLLPEVIAKFTQTVIPNSGTVSFINISENANSYEWDFGDGTTSTEINPTKTYTSGTYTVTLSASNVAGASSAFEDELTITIPDPIMVPITFDDANVDYSDIGTFTGAAFEIVANPAPGGSNDQASQVGAVTNIGAAFEGIFFNLGTAIDLTANKTIQMNFWSEAAIDVLVKLEEGTGADTEIAVSHGGTGWEILSFDFTSSDSFSRITLFVDGPGTTAGTFYLDDIVQIETPPVVCTDTMLELPIDFDCEGITYDFVTFNGASYSVVDNPQLSGVNSEASKVGEIVNAGGAFEGGAFTLDTPVDFSTDKSITMKVYSTVALPVLLKFEGAGAPIETPVNHGGTGWEQLTFDFTSSDQFTTLVLFIDGPGTTTGTFYIDDIEQVATSGGMVCTDTMLELPMDFDCEGITYDFVTFNGASYSVVDNPQLSGVNSEASKVGEIVNVGGAFEGGAFTLDTPVDFATDKSITMKVYSTVALPVLLKFEGAGAPIETPVNHSGTGWEQLTFDFTSSDQFTTLVLFIDGPGTTAGTFYIDDIEQVPTGGGTVCTDTMLELPIDFDCESLTYDFVTFNGASYSVIDNPQLSGVNSVASKVGEIVNAGGAFEGGAFTLDTPVDFSTDKSITMKVYSTVALPVLLKFEGAVAPIETPVNHGGTGWEQLTFDFTSSDQFTTLVLFIDGPGTTAGTFYIDDIEQVATSGGGGGGGASGELATNGDFETGDDTGWFIFQNGGTAALDNTTSNGGTWSGKLTVGDSGGNPAFKQERIGAGTVAAGDVVQIQFDHIGTVVQPGAAVNVILFGEGASGASFTQVLNPGPALGTSWTTYTGSFEIPGGTDVSEGISFLIETVCGAVSGCSVTMNIDNVSVTLNP, encoded by the coding sequence ATGAAACTATTACTCAAAAACATTAAGATAATCCCAATACTATTCTTGGCAATATCTTTTCTAGGATGCGAAGACGATGATGAAGGAACTTTACTTCCAGAAGTTATCGCAAAATTTACACAAACAGTTATTCCAAATTCAGGTACGGTGTCGTTTATCAACATATCTGAAAATGCCAATTCTTATGAATGGGACTTTGGAGATGGTACAACATCTACCGAAATAAACCCAACAAAAACGTATACTTCTGGTACGTATACAGTTACACTATCCGCATCAAACGTTGCTGGTGCTTCAAGTGCATTTGAGGACGAACTCACCATTACTATACCTGACCCTATCATGGTACCCATTACGTTTGATGACGCTAATGTGGATTATAGCGACATAGGTACATTTACAGGTGCTGCATTTGAAATTGTTGCCAACCCAGCGCCAGGGGGATCAAATGACCAAGCATCACAGGTAGGTGCAGTGACAAATATTGGGGCAGCATTCGAAGGTATTTTCTTTAATCTAGGAACTGCTATTGATCTTACTGCAAATAAGACTATCCAAATGAACTTCTGGTCAGAAGCTGCTATTGATGTTTTAGTAAAATTAGAAGAAGGTACCGGAGCGGATACTGAAATAGCTGTTAGTCATGGTGGTACTGGTTGGGAAATACTCTCTTTTGATTTTACTTCTTCAGATAGTTTCTCTAGAATAACCCTATTTGTAGATGGTCCAGGTACAACAGCTGGTACTTTTTACTTGGATGACATTGTTCAAATTGAAACACCTCCTGTGGTATGCACGGATACCATGTTGGAATTACCAATAGACTTTGACTGTGAAGGCATAACATACGATTTTGTTACTTTCAACGGAGCTTCCTATAGTGTAGTGGACAACCCTCAGCTATCTGGGGTAAATTCCGAAGCTTCAAAAGTTGGAGAGATTGTAAATGCTGGTGGAGCATTTGAAGGCGGAGCATTTACTTTGGACACACCGGTGGACTTCTCTACCGACAAATCCATAACCATGAAGGTTTATTCCACAGTGGCACTGCCCGTACTGCTGAAGTTTGAAGGTGCTGGTGCGCCCATTGAAACCCCCGTAAACCATGGTGGTACAGGATGGGAGCAACTTACATTTGATTTCACATCATCTGACCAGTTCACTACATTGGTACTGTTCATAGATGGGCCAGGAACAACAACTGGAACATTCTATATCGATGACATAGAACAGGTCGCAACTTCCGGTGGAATGGTATGTACTGACACCATGCTGGAACTTCCTATGGACTTTGATTGTGAAGGCATAACATACGATTTTGTTACTTTCAACGGTGCATCATATAGCGTAGTGGACAACCCTCAGCTATCAGGGGTAAATTCCGAGGCCTCCAAGGTTGGGGAAATCGTAAACGTTGGTGGTGCCTTCGAAGGTGGTGCATTTACTTTGGACACACCGGTAGACTTCGCTACCGACAAATCCATAACCATGAAGGTCTATTCAACAGTAGCACTGCCTGTTTTACTGAAATTTGAAGGAGCCGGAGCACCCATTGAAACACCCGTAAACCATAGTGGTACCGGATGGGAGCAACTTACCTTTGACTTCACATCATCTGACCAGTTCACCACATTGGTATTGTTCATAGATGGTCCAGGCACAACAGCTGGAACATTCTATATCGATGACATAGAACAGGTGCCAACTGGAGGTGGAACGGTATGTACCGATACCATGCTGGAATTACCCATCGACTTTGATTGCGAAAGCCTTACTTATGATTTTGTCACTTTCAACGGAGCTTCCTATAGCGTAATTGACAATCCTCAACTATCAGGAGTTAATTCCGTGGCCTCCAAGGTTGGGGAAATTGTAAACGCTGGTGGTGCATTCGAAGGCGGTGCATTTACTTTGGACACACCGGTGGACTTCTCTACCGACAAATCCATAACCATGAAGGTCTATTCAACCGTGGCACTGCCCGTACTGCTTAAGTTTGAAGGAGCTGTCGCACCCATTGAAACACCTGTAAACCATGGGGGTACCGGATGGGAGCAACTTACCTTTGATTTCACATCATCTGACCAGTTTACCACATTGGTACTGTTCATTGATGGGCCAGGCACAACAGCTGGGACATTCTATATCGATGACATAGAACAGGTCGCAACTTCCGGTGGCGGAGGCGGAGGTGGAGCTAGTGGAGAACTAGCTACCAATGGTGATTTTGAAACAGGAGACGATACAGGATGGTTCATCTTCCAAAACGGTGGAACCGCTGCATTGGATAACACAACCAGTAATGGAGGTACTTGGTCAGGAAAGCTAACAGTTGGAGATAGCGGTGGCAACCCTGCTTTCAAACAAGAAAGAATTGGAGCTGGTACAGTTGCTGCTGGAGATGTTGTACAAATTCAGTTTGACCATATCGGAACCGTGGTACAACCTGGAGCAGCTGTTAATGTAATTTTATTTGGAGAAGGTGCCAGTGGTGCTTCGTTTACCCAAGTATTAAATCCAGGGCCGGCTTTGGGTACTTCATGGACAACATATACAGGATCTTTCGAAATTCCTGGAGGAACTGACGTTTCAGAAGGAATTTCATTCTTGATAGAAACAGTTTGTGGAGCTGTTAGCGGTTGTAGCGTAACAATGAATATTGATAATGTTTCCGTTACCCTTAATCCATAA
- a CDS encoding glycoside hydrolase family 16 protein, giving the protein MITKINFNHVGTLQAKVLTYICFAAIAAFYSCETDDEQTVAKSTNLVLSEEFNTDGAPNPAVWGFDIGTGENGWGNNELQYYTDRTENVTIQNGVLLITAQEESFQGSQYTSARLLTKDLFEQQYGRFEARIRLPFGQGIWPAFWMLGADIDENPWPGAGEIDIMEYRGQEPTVLIGSVHGPGYSGGDAISKEYILENDRFDTGFHIFGIEWGPDFVNYYVDDVLYNQITPEDVDEETDGEGVWVFNKPFYILMNLAVGGTFVGSPNAETQFPQTMLIDYVRVYEFDERLFNN; this is encoded by the coding sequence ATGATAACGAAAATAAATTTTAATCACGTTGGAACACTGCAGGCAAAAGTTCTAACATATATATGCTTTGCAGCAATCGCCGCCTTTTATAGTTGCGAAACCGACGATGAACAAACTGTGGCAAAATCGACAAACCTAGTCCTTTCTGAGGAATTTAATACGGATGGAGCACCAAACCCAGCGGTTTGGGGATTCGATATCGGAACCGGAGAAAATGGATGGGGAAATAATGAACTGCAGTACTACACAGACCGTACTGAAAATGTAACGATACAAAATGGGGTATTGTTAATAACGGCCCAAGAAGAATCTTTTCAAGGTTCTCAGTATACATCCGCCAGGCTACTGACCAAAGATTTGTTCGAACAACAGTATGGGCGCTTTGAAGCTCGTATTCGTTTACCATTTGGACAAGGTATTTGGCCGGCATTTTGGATGCTGGGAGCTGATATTGATGAAAATCCATGGCCTGGAGCAGGAGAGATAGATATCATGGAGTACCGCGGACAGGAACCTACCGTTCTCATAGGAAGTGTTCATGGCCCCGGCTACAGTGGTGGTGATGCCATTTCCAAGGAATATATATTGGAGAATGACCGCTTTGATACAGGTTTTCACATTTTCGGAATTGAGTGGGGTCCAGATTTTGTCAATTATTATGTTGATGATGTCCTTTACAATCAAATTACCCCGGAAGATGTCGATGAAGAAACGGATGGCGAAGGGGTATGGGTTTTTAACAAACCCTTCTATATTCTTATGAACCTAGCGGTTGGCGGCACTTTTGTGGGTTCCCCTAATGCCGAGACACAATTTCCACAAACGATGCTGATTGACTACGTTCGAGTCTATGAATTTGACGAAAGATTATTTAATAACTAA